In Oreochromis aureus strain Israel breed Guangdong linkage group 15, ZZ_aureus, whole genome shotgun sequence, a single genomic region encodes these proteins:
- the LOC116310707 gene encoding nuclear receptor coactivator 7 isoform X1, which produces MEKRDRKPGYFARLKRRKQLRGSQSEKTVNEQNPEIISCPDIPNDGDANKQAELQRATGKPDDGCKVTNKAKMEKTRPPGTVEFIVGRDDSLNSIALKFNITPNKLVQLNKLFSRSVYPGQKLFVPDVTQSETELKSPSSSDPIANIVSEKSSQYGVPNCRSATALRRELSPNSEDESPLTVKFIKMSCKYFTDGMGVVGGVLIVTPNNIMFDPHKSDPLVIEHGCEEYGLICPMGEVVSVALYDDVSRMKLKDALPSDLPQDLCPVYRPGEWEQLPSEQELNPFSRYEALDPKRPIVLDDIESTLSETVSTVGEQTEKSPSDEGFTELEPTVNGSTDEAEGTSCRTLNRDQHELLGQSPGQGDHKNQTQGKLDDEEDEGVAQNTSIEDGESMRSSLEAEKQGDLHNKPTNQMVTETKDAKCEGTEMLLNSVDDKITSAPVDQSRRQSLKQASEVDERSGPDRPAEEDELSEEESQKKTYELEMKSWLLKRMQAPIEDMLFSSEEKSKNPPMFLCFKVGKPMRKSFATCMTSSPAHSLGGREKQPEYWFAVPQERVDDLYAFFVQWSPDVYGKEAREQGFVVVEKDELDMIDNFFSDPASCSWEIITLDEAKRRQSFGSIDGDFSMDALPMLIDTSDLLQDTHIEKLACRLPPRVQGYPWRLAYSTEKHGTSLKTLYRNLADVDSPVLLVIKDMDNQIFGAFSTHPFRVSEHCYGTGETFLYSFCPEIKVFRWTGENSYFVKGNIDSLQMGGGGGQLGLWLDAELYRGTTTKCATFNNQPLSSQQDFNIHSLEVWTFE; this is translated from the exons ATGGAAAAGAGAGACAGGAAGCCTGGATATTTTGCCAG GCTGAAGAGGCGGAAACAGCTCAGGGGGAGCCAATCAGAGAAGACTGTGAATGAACAGAATCCGGAAATCATCTCCTGCCCCGACATTCCAAACGACGGTGACGCCAACAAACAGGCAGAGCTACAGAGAGCGACAGGAAAGCCAG ATGATGGCTGTAAAGTTACCAACAAGGCAAAGATGGAAAAGACAAGGCCGCCGGGGACAGTGGAGTTCATT GTGGGACGTGATGATTCCCTCAACAGCATCGCACTCAAGTTCAACATCACCCCAAATAAACTGGTCCAGCTGAACAAGCTGTTTTCTCGCAGTGTCTACCCCGGGCAG AAACTGTTTGTCCCTGATGTGACTCAGTCAGAAACTGAACTCAAATCTCCGAGTTCCTCTGATCCCATCGCTAACATCGTGTCAGAGAAGTCATCACAA TATGGCGTTCCAAACTGTAGGTCAGCAACAGCCCTTCGCCGTGAGCTCTCCCCAAACTCTGAGGACGAGAGTCCGTTAACGGTCAAATTCATAAAAATGAGCTGCAAGTACTTCACTGATGGCATG GGTGTTGTTGGAGGCGTGTTAATTGTGACGCCCAACAACATCATGTTTGATCCGCACAAAtcggaccccctggtgatcgaGCACGGCTGTGAGGAATATGGCCTCATCTGCCCGATGGGGGAGGTCGTCTCTGTAGCGCTGTACGATGACGTGTCGCGCATGAAGCTCAAGGACGCTCTGCCATC AGACCTACCCCAGgatctgtgtcctgtgtacagGCCCGGAGAGTGGGAGCAGCTGCCATCAGAGCAGGAACTAAACCCCTTCAGTCGCTATGAAGCTCTGGATCCCAAACGACCAATAGTTCTGGATGACATTGAATCAACCCTTTCTGAAACTG TGAGTACAGTGGGTGAGCAGACGGAGAAGTCTCCATCAGATGAAGGCTTTACCGAGCTGGAGCCGACTGTCAACGGGAGCACGGACGAGGCAGAGGGGACATCCTGCAGAACACTCAACAGAGACCAACATGAACTCCTAGGACAGAGTCCAGGCCAGGGAGACCATAAGAACCAAACTCAAGGGAAGCTGGATGATGAGGAAGACGAAGGTGTTGCTCAGAACACCTCCATCGAGGATGGAGAGTCGATGCGGTCCTCCTTAGAGGCTGAAAAACAGGGTGACTTGCATAATAAACCTACAAACCAGATGGTAACTGAAACCAAAGATGCAAAATGTGAAGGAACTGAAATGCTGCTAAACAGTGTTGATGATAAAATAACAAGTGCACCAGTGGACCAAAGCAGGAGGCAAAGTCTGAAGCAGGCTTCAGAGGTTGATGAGAGGTCTGGCCCAGACAGACCAGCAGAGGAGGACGAACTCAGTGAGGAGGAGAGCCAGAAGAAAACCTACGAGTTAGAGATGAAGTCCTGGCTACTGAAGAGAATGCAGGCTCCAATAGAAG ACATGCTTTTCTCATCAGAGGAGAAGAGCAAAAACCCACCAATGTTCCTCTGCTTCAAAGTTGGGAAGCCAATGCGGAAGTCCTTTGCCACCTGCATGACCTCTAGCCCCGCCCACTCACTCGGGGGCCGGGAAAAGCAGCCAGAATATTGGTTTGCTGTGCCACAGGAAAg GGTGGACGATCTGTATGCCTTTTTCGTTCAGTGGTCCCCAGACGTGTACGGGAAGGAGGCTCGAGAGCAGGGCTTCGTTGTGGTGGAGAAGGATGAGCTGGACATGATTGATAATTTCTTCAGCGACCCTGCATCTTGCAGCTGGGAG ATCATCACCCTTGATGAGGCTAAACGTAGGCAGAGTTTTGGCAGCATCGATGGAGACTTCTCTATGGATGCACTGCCCATGCTTATTGATACAAGTGATCTGCTGCAAGACACACACATTGAGAAG CTGGCCTGTCGTTTGCCTCCCCGTGTGCAGGGCTATCCATGGAGACTGGCctacagcacagagaaacatGGGACCAGTCTGAAGACTCTGTACAGGAACCTTGCAGATGTTGACAGTCCTGTGCTGCTGGTCATCAAAGACATGGATAACCAG ATATTTGGGGCATTTTCAACTCATCCTTTCAGAGTGAGCGAACACTGCTATGGCACAGGAGAGACCTTCCTCTACAGCTTCTGTCCTGAAATCAAG GTGTTCCGCTGGACAGGAGAGAATTCCTACTTTGTGAAAGGCAATATCGATTCACTGCAGATGGGAGGAGGAGG TGGTCAGCTGGGTCTGTGGCTGGACGCCGAGCTGTACCGAGGGACCACCACCAAATGCGCCACCTTTAACAACCAGCCACTGTCCTCCCAGCAGGACTTCAACATCCACAGTCTGGAGGTCTGGACCTTCGAGTAA
- the LOC120433363 gene encoding cilia- and flagella-associated protein 45-like yields MEIAKLRAQQEKNRNYKAEQDELCALRHQEELQKKWREKNREQAARKAQQEAMLGAARLEQVQSKQHYQTVQATRKKEEFDQVLKAQQEAEAKEKEQQERQRQKVLRHAEAVRQQVNERKQFAKAERRERFREADKLLEEAQQRQMRLNEIKEKKLKELR; encoded by the exons atgGAAATTGCTAAGCTGAGGGCCCAGCAAGAAAAAAATCGAAACTATaaggcagagcag GATGAACTCTGTGCCCTGCGGCATCAAGAAGagttacaaaaaaaatggagggagaaaaacagagagcaGGCCGCGAGGAAAGCACAGCAGGAGGCGATGCTGGGGGCTGCTCGGCTGGAGCAAGTTCAGAGCAAACAGCACTACCAGACAGTGCAGGCCACCAGGAAGAAGGAAGAGTTTGATCAGGTGCTGAA GGCTCAACAGGAAGCAGAGGCCAAAGAAAAGGAGCAGCAGGAGAGGCAGCGTCAGAAAGTGCTGCGGCACGCTGAGGCCGTCAGGCAGCAGGTGAATGAGCGCAAGCAGTTTGCCAAAGCTGAGCGTAGAGAGAGGTTCAGGGAGGCTGACAAACTGCTGGAGGAAGCCCAGCAGCGACAGATGCGCCTGAATGAGATAAAGGAAAAGAAACTCAAGGAGCTCAGGTAA
- the LOC116310707 gene encoding nuclear receptor coactivator 7 isoform X2 translates to MEKRDRKPGYFARLKRRKQLRGSQSEKTVNEQNPEIISCPDIPNDGDANKQAELQRATGKPDDGCKVTNKAKMEKTRPPGTVEFIVGRDDSLNSIALKFNITPNKLVQLNKLFSRSVYPGQKLFVPDVTQSETELKSPSSSDPIANIVSEKSSQYGVPNCRSATALRRELSPNSEDESPLTVKFIKMSCKYFTDGMGVVGGVLIVTPNNIMFDPHKSDPLVIEHGCEEYGLICPMGEVVSVALYDDVSRMKLKDALPSPGEWEQLPSEQELNPFSRYEALDPKRPIVLDDIESTLSETVSTVGEQTEKSPSDEGFTELEPTVNGSTDEAEGTSCRTLNRDQHELLGQSPGQGDHKNQTQGKLDDEEDEGVAQNTSIEDGESMRSSLEAEKQGDLHNKPTNQMVTETKDAKCEGTEMLLNSVDDKITSAPVDQSRRQSLKQASEVDERSGPDRPAEEDELSEEESQKKTYELEMKSWLLKRMQAPIEDMLFSSEEKSKNPPMFLCFKVGKPMRKSFATCMTSSPAHSLGGREKQPEYWFAVPQERVDDLYAFFVQWSPDVYGKEAREQGFVVVEKDELDMIDNFFSDPASCSWEIITLDEAKRRQSFGSIDGDFSMDALPMLIDTSDLLQDTHIEKLACRLPPRVQGYPWRLAYSTEKHGTSLKTLYRNLADVDSPVLLVIKDMDNQIFGAFSTHPFRVSEHCYGTGETFLYSFCPEIKVFRWTGENSYFVKGNIDSLQMGGGGGQLGLWLDAELYRGTTTKCATFNNQPLSSQQDFNIHSLEVWTFE, encoded by the exons ATGGAAAAGAGAGACAGGAAGCCTGGATATTTTGCCAG GCTGAAGAGGCGGAAACAGCTCAGGGGGAGCCAATCAGAGAAGACTGTGAATGAACAGAATCCGGAAATCATCTCCTGCCCCGACATTCCAAACGACGGTGACGCCAACAAACAGGCAGAGCTACAGAGAGCGACAGGAAAGCCAG ATGATGGCTGTAAAGTTACCAACAAGGCAAAGATGGAAAAGACAAGGCCGCCGGGGACAGTGGAGTTCATT GTGGGACGTGATGATTCCCTCAACAGCATCGCACTCAAGTTCAACATCACCCCAAATAAACTGGTCCAGCTGAACAAGCTGTTTTCTCGCAGTGTCTACCCCGGGCAG AAACTGTTTGTCCCTGATGTGACTCAGTCAGAAACTGAACTCAAATCTCCGAGTTCCTCTGATCCCATCGCTAACATCGTGTCAGAGAAGTCATCACAA TATGGCGTTCCAAACTGTAGGTCAGCAACAGCCCTTCGCCGTGAGCTCTCCCCAAACTCTGAGGACGAGAGTCCGTTAACGGTCAAATTCATAAAAATGAGCTGCAAGTACTTCACTGATGGCATG GGTGTTGTTGGAGGCGTGTTAATTGTGACGCCCAACAACATCATGTTTGATCCGCACAAAtcggaccccctggtgatcgaGCACGGCTGTGAGGAATATGGCCTCATCTGCCCGATGGGGGAGGTCGTCTCTGTAGCGCTGTACGATGACGTGTCGCGCATGAAGCTCAAGGACGCTCTGCCATC GCCCGGAGAGTGGGAGCAGCTGCCATCAGAGCAGGAACTAAACCCCTTCAGTCGCTATGAAGCTCTGGATCCCAAACGACCAATAGTTCTGGATGACATTGAATCAACCCTTTCTGAAACTG TGAGTACAGTGGGTGAGCAGACGGAGAAGTCTCCATCAGATGAAGGCTTTACCGAGCTGGAGCCGACTGTCAACGGGAGCACGGACGAGGCAGAGGGGACATCCTGCAGAACACTCAACAGAGACCAACATGAACTCCTAGGACAGAGTCCAGGCCAGGGAGACCATAAGAACCAAACTCAAGGGAAGCTGGATGATGAGGAAGACGAAGGTGTTGCTCAGAACACCTCCATCGAGGATGGAGAGTCGATGCGGTCCTCCTTAGAGGCTGAAAAACAGGGTGACTTGCATAATAAACCTACAAACCAGATGGTAACTGAAACCAAAGATGCAAAATGTGAAGGAACTGAAATGCTGCTAAACAGTGTTGATGATAAAATAACAAGTGCACCAGTGGACCAAAGCAGGAGGCAAAGTCTGAAGCAGGCTTCAGAGGTTGATGAGAGGTCTGGCCCAGACAGACCAGCAGAGGAGGACGAACTCAGTGAGGAGGAGAGCCAGAAGAAAACCTACGAGTTAGAGATGAAGTCCTGGCTACTGAAGAGAATGCAGGCTCCAATAGAAG ACATGCTTTTCTCATCAGAGGAGAAGAGCAAAAACCCACCAATGTTCCTCTGCTTCAAAGTTGGGAAGCCAATGCGGAAGTCCTTTGCCACCTGCATGACCTCTAGCCCCGCCCACTCACTCGGGGGCCGGGAAAAGCAGCCAGAATATTGGTTTGCTGTGCCACAGGAAAg GGTGGACGATCTGTATGCCTTTTTCGTTCAGTGGTCCCCAGACGTGTACGGGAAGGAGGCTCGAGAGCAGGGCTTCGTTGTGGTGGAGAAGGATGAGCTGGACATGATTGATAATTTCTTCAGCGACCCTGCATCTTGCAGCTGGGAG ATCATCACCCTTGATGAGGCTAAACGTAGGCAGAGTTTTGGCAGCATCGATGGAGACTTCTCTATGGATGCACTGCCCATGCTTATTGATACAAGTGATCTGCTGCAAGACACACACATTGAGAAG CTGGCCTGTCGTTTGCCTCCCCGTGTGCAGGGCTATCCATGGAGACTGGCctacagcacagagaaacatGGGACCAGTCTGAAGACTCTGTACAGGAACCTTGCAGATGTTGACAGTCCTGTGCTGCTGGTCATCAAAGACATGGATAACCAG ATATTTGGGGCATTTTCAACTCATCCTTTCAGAGTGAGCGAACACTGCTATGGCACAGGAGAGACCTTCCTCTACAGCTTCTGTCCTGAAATCAAG GTGTTCCGCTGGACAGGAGAGAATTCCTACTTTGTGAAAGGCAATATCGATTCACTGCAGATGGGAGGAGGAGG TGGTCAGCTGGGTCTGTGGCTGGACGCCGAGCTGTACCGAGGGACCACCACCAAATGCGCCACCTTTAACAACCAGCCACTGTCCTCCCAGCAGGACTTCAACATCCACAGTCTGGAGGTCTGGACCTTCGAGTAA
- the LOC116310655 gene encoding histidine triad nucleotide-binding protein 3-like, with protein sequence MEDTATNWSNSDENDVETCIFCLIANKKDENTKIIKETKDLVCFSDIFPCAPHHYLVIPRQHILSCLSLHKGHIDLVERMAKLGKDVLHDQGITDMTDIRLGFHQLPFISVGHLHLHVLAPASQISKYMLYKFIPETNRFVTDDELVCFRDKKPGATHHYLVIPRMHISNCKTLKMDNIPLVERMEQMGRHILEKNKVCSLDDVRLGFHLPPFSSVPHLHLHALAPASKMNLKSQLRYGQQSYWFITVDKVLSQLKTHGKVK encoded by the exons ATGGAGGACACTGCGACCAACTGGTCAAACTCAGATGAAAATGATGTTGAAACGTGTATCTTCTGTTTAATAGCGAACAAAAAAGACGAAAACACAAAGATAATAAAAGAG ACTAAAGACCTGGTGTGTTTCAGCGACATTTTCCCATGTGCGCCTCACCACTACCTGGTTATTCCCAGACAGCACATACTCAGCTGCCTCTCACTGCACAAAGGACACATTGATTTAG TTGAAAGAATGGCTAAACTGGGGAAAGATGTGCTCCACGACCAAGGGATTACTGACATGACGGATATAAG GCTGGGGTTCCACCAGCTGCCCTTCATTTCAGTAGGTCACCTCCACCTCCACGTGCTCGCCCCCGCCAGCCAGATCTCAAAGTACATGTTGTATAAGTTCATCCCAGAGACCAACCGTTTTGTTACT GACGATGAGCTGGTTTGCTTTCGTGACAAGAAGCCTGGAGCCACCCATCACTACCTGGTTATTCCCAGGATGCATATCAGCAACTGTAAAACCCTTAAGATGGACAACATACCTCTAG TGGAGCGGATGGAACAAATGGGAAGACATATACTGGAGAAGAACAAAGTCTGCAGCCTCGATGACGTCAG gCTGGGCTTTCATCTCCCTCCATTCTCGTCAGTtccccacctccacctccacgcTCTGGCTCCAGCCAGCAAGATGAACTTGAAGTCACAGCTTCGCTACGGGCAGCAGTCTTACTGGTTTATTACA GTAGACAAAGTGCTTTCACAGCTGAAGACTCACGGCAAAGTGAAATGA